CAATAAATGTTAATCTTCTACGCTTACCAGAAACAACAGTAACAGGACCATTAATTTCAGATAGGGTAGTCTTGGCCAATCTTCTAATTAAAGACTTAATCAAAGTAGTTTTACCAGTGCCCGGTGGTCCAACTACGGCTACAATAACTGGAGGAGGATCATCATCTGGTGTACGGTTAATCATAGGAACATGTAATTTCCTTTCATTAACATCACTTGAACGTTGCATAGTCCTAGCCATCTTACCAGGAGCGGCAACAGCAAAGGCTTTAGCATTGTGACCTTGAGTGTGAAGCTTCTTTTTGGCAgtatttttctctttagTCTTTCTATGAGCTTTGTTACTCTGCTCAATTGTTGACATTTTGAGTCTCTTAGATGATACTCTATAAAAATgtcttttattaataactTCAGCTGTAGGTTTCAATGTATAATATTTGgtaattattatacttgaaaaaatattctttttattaaagtGATGAGATAGAAAGCGATGAGCTAGGTGGCTATCTAATTCggtatttaaaaaattttcatgtCGGAATGTAGGCGTCAcgaaataattaaaaaaaattattagtaaaattaaaaatactattttATACAAACATAATGGAAAgctattataatatttctatatgttaataaatattttttttaatataatattgcTGGTACATAATATATACTGGctttttaaaaagatattttgaCTGTAAAATAGGTCAGTTTATTTTATAGAACTGTTCATTGATTTACATAAAGAATTATACAGTGTTTAGATATAATAGAAAGATGGCGCATATACATTAATTGTTAACTACTTTGAAGCGGAAATCTTAACATCCCATTTAGTTGGATCTACATTATGGGATAATTCATACAAAGCATCAATCAATTCCACATGGAAAGAGCCACTGCCTTTGCAGCGAGTTGATGCTAGTTTACCTGCAGCTTTATAAAGAGCTACTGCAGTAATGACAGAGTAGAAAAGACTATGTGTATCGGAACCACCAACTAAACTGGCAATTGTAGAGCCAAGAGAACAACCGCTGGCAGTTATATCCCCCATAATTGGGATTGGACCGCCGTTAACAGTAACACACATTAAATCATCTGGTATATTACCTGTTCCTTTAGATAACTGGTAATCACCTGAATTAGTACCATCAGCAATAACATCAGTTTCACCAGTACATACTACTACAGTTTTGAATTGGAAAGCTACTGCCTTTGTCgctttaattaataatgataggTCCATATTGTCACTTGAAGCATCTACTCCTTTCATCTTTTCTGTCGATAAGTTTGCTAGTGATAGAATTTCACTTGAGTTACCCTTAACACAGGCATATTGGCCAAAAGATAGACAAGTATCATTTAAGACCAATCTTGTAGTAGTAGAGCTATAACCAACTGGATCAAATACAATAGGTCTCTTTGCGTCATTGTATGCTCTTAAAGCACTCTTAACAGTATCTATTGGAGCAATTGTACcagtatttaataatagtgTAGCATATGGAATTAGAGAAAGCTCGCCAACCTCAGATTCAATTTCTGACATAATTGGTGAAGAATTTAGAGCTAAAGTAACATTTGCACCGAAATTATAATGAACTTTGTTTGTAATATGCTGCACTAATGGACGATTCTTACTTACGGTCTTAATAATGTCAGCCATATCATTGGTAGTTGGTAAGTTTTTAGTTGAAACTAAAGAGTTTGGGACGTATTTAAATGATGTTCCATTAATTAGATCACGTAAGATTTTTGCACTACCAGCAGCATTCTTGGAAGCCATAATATCACTCACTAATGAAATACCATCTAAAGCTCTTTTACCATTAGATGATACACATTGATAAAGAACTcttggaatattatttggatgTAAACCACCGATTGCTACAGTTTTACACCAGGTAGCGTTGTAAGTTTCTAAAGCATCTAAGACTTTAATGGCACCTTGTGGTCCCATAGGAGACTTCTTTGGATTCTTCTTGGTTAATGTAGGGAAAATTGTACCGACACCAATGTAATCAACATAATCTGGACCCCATTCCGCCAATTGTTTAACTTCTTCAGCTTTACCTACACTCCAACCGATGATTCTATCTGGTCCCACAATTTTTCTTACAAGTGGAATTGGCATATCTTCTTGGCCAACATGAACACCATCTGCATCAATGGCCAATGCAACATCAATACGGTCGTTGATAATTAATGGAACATTGTATTTAGTGcataattttctaatagcGATACCTTCTTTAATGAAATCTATAGTCTCACAATCTTTTTCACGTATTTGAACAAGAGTTACACCGTTTTGTAAACCAGCTTCAACTTGTGAGTATAAAGTTGTGCCTTCTGGTTGCATACCAGAGTCTGTGACTAAATAAAGGGAGTAATCAACTTTGTCTTTTGGGAATACCATTCTTGAGAATTTAACAGTTATTTAATGCAGGAACTTTTGAGATCTGTCACTTCAATTGAAGTTAAATTTTCGGTTATACCTTCTGTAAGAGGTGTAATATTCCTGTTGATTcatctttatatattatttctcTCATCAGCCAATAGAACACGAAACCTTTATGGTGTGAGTCTCAATAAAATACTTCCTACTCATCGCCTActgaattttcaatttctcgGTCGGGAGAAAGATTTATTCACTGTAACGTCAAAAAAGTCTATTCAGTTTGTAAACCAAGGATGGATATAGTCGATCACATTGTTTAcagataatatatataatagttCCTACAGATTGTGCCGTAGAAACttgtaatattaaaaaggATAGAAGTGTATATATCTTGTGGCATAGATGAGTTCAGTGTCTTTTAAGTGAGAGACAACATTAGCCTGATACAATATTAAAAAGCATATATAAACACTAGAGCAATTGGCAGCCACTTCAACCGCAAGAAACAAATAGTTTGAGGAATAGGCATTGTCTTGTTAGTTGCAATAGGACTTCAGTTAACTGAATGCTAAATCCACATTTTCGCACACTGAAAAAGGTCAATAAATAGTCGGACGGAATTCGTGAAATTTTAGactattattagaaaataccTCTTAGAGTATATACTGATGCATGTATATCTACATACTGTTTAGTacaaaaaaagatgaaaagaCTACTTGAAAATACTATCATAATAAACTAATGAAATTCACACCAAGTACTATAATCGATGCACCATCATATGGTGTAGACTTTTTCGATGGCACATTTGATGTTGATAAATGTGTGATTCTGAGAGATTTAGACCTTGAGTCTGATTCTGCAACAATGAATACAAGTTTAGCTTCTTTAGCTCCTTCTACAAACATTCTCGATCTGACGAACAATAGTTTAACAGTTCTTCCAAATCTAAGAAATCATAAATCTTTACACACTTTACTTCTAGCGAGAAATAGAATACGAACTATTGATGGGAGACTCCTACCGTCTAATCTCAATAACTTGGTATTGTCAAACAATGGTATTACTACACTAGATCAAGTTAACGGATTACAACATGCACCAAAAACCATCACAAACCTTTCGCTAAGGGGTAACCAGATATGTCATCTAGAAGGTTATAGGACATATATACTGACTTTATTACCTAGTTTACAAATTTTAGATTTCACCAAAATCACTCAAGATGAAAGAAATGCAGTTAAAGATGGCACAATAAAACTGAAACAAGTTTCACACCAACTACAGGCTGATTCTAAAGCAATATCTGAAGATAAGTCTCTGGAGCTCATGCAACATGTCGTGCACAAAATGACGgatgaaagaaaaaaagaactaAAGTTGCAATTAATTAATGCCACTTCTTTGGAGGAAATAGATAGATTAGAGAAGTTGTTAGCAGGTGGAATTTAAACttcttatattattatataatactatatatatatttatatatatccactttaatatattattggGATAACTTTATTAGGATTCCATTAGGAAATATTCTGCTGAAAAACTTAATCCATAGTGAATTAGATATGGTAGCCTATAGCCCTTAAGTGTCTGATCTATTCGCTAATAACTCataaatatcatcattaagCCACCTATTATTGAGACCATTTAGCAGCGTTCTTAATGGCCCATGCGATATTAACTTACGGTTTACTTTAGTAGGTATAATAGAACTATATTCAGTATGTAGTTCATTATCATAATCGCGGTGATTACATGTAAAATGTTGCAAGTTATTGTTGCACCACTGAAAGTTCTCATGATTATCAGAAAGTTGTATATTTTGTTCTAGGatactttttattctttcgatgttattatttggtaaCGAAAACTTGTTATGTACAACAGAACTTTCTTcagattttaataatcCAAGATCATATTGTCTAtcattcattatattttcaaatttagaATCTTTGTAAGTGTCGCaataaatttgtaaatatgTTCTTGTTTCATCATGAGgaatatcatcaatttcaaaCAAAACAGTGTCTTTCAATAGTTGGAACGAATCTATGTGGGTATCACAGTATATTTCCGGTTTTAAAACATAGTGACTTTTTTGTAGTGGATCATACAATGTCTTCTGATTATTTGCAGTtccattaattaaatattctttaaaaaatcccatcgaatatttattattctttctTGCACAGCTAGCATGAACAGTTGTGTCACATACCGAGCACTTAATAAGACCTCCTCCTATAACTGAACATTCTTTGCATATTTGATTAGAGTGGTCCTGTAAAACTGTTTCAGCACTAGTAATAGGTTTTAATTCTTTCGTATTAACaaactttattttctcGTTAAAAACTGCACATAAAACATGACACCATGAACCTTGAATAGTTTGCTTTAGAGCATTTTGATAAGTTGCTATCTTATTAGTTTCATTTAAGGTTGGATTCATGGTTTTATTATTGCACAACATGCATTGCCTATATGTTGAAGATGTTAAAtcagaagatgatgaacaTGGATCACAACGCCATAAATACTGCTC
This genomic stretch from Henningerozyma blattae CBS 6284 chromosome 1, complete genome harbors:
- the LEA1 gene encoding U2 snRNP complex subunit LEA1 (similar to Saccharomyces cerevisiae LEA1 (YPL213W); ancestral locus Anc_6.230); this translates as MKFTPSTIIDAPSYGVDFFDGTFDVDKCVILRDLDLESDSATMNTSLASLAPSTNILDLTNNSLTVLPNLRNHKSLHTLLLARNRIRTIDGRLLPSNLNNLVLSNNGITTLDQVNGLQHAPKTITNLSLRGNQICHLEGYRTYILTLLPSLQILDFTKITQDERNAVKDGTIKLKQVSHQLQADSKAISEDKSLELMQHVVHKMTDERKKELKLQLINATSLEEIDRLEKLLAGGI
- the THI6 gene encoding bifunctional hydroxyethylthiazole kinase/thiamine-phosphate diphosphorylase (similar to Saccharomyces cerevisiae THI6 (YPL214C); ancestral locus Anc_6.231) is translated as MVFPKDKVDYSLYLVTDSGMQPEGTTLYSQVEAGLQNGVTLVQIREKDCETIDFIKEGIAIRKLCTKYNVPLIINDRIDVALAIDADGVHVGQEDMPIPLVRKIVGPDRIIGWSVGKAEEVKQLAEWGPDYVDYIGVGTIFPTLTKKNPKKSPMGPQGAIKVLDALETYNATWCKTVAIGGLHPNNIPRVLYQCVSSNGKRALDGISLVSDIMASKNAAGSAKILRDLINGTSFKYVPNSLVSTKNLPTTNDMADIIKTVSKNRPLVQHITNKVHYNFGANVTLALNSSPIMSEIESEVGELSLIPYATLLLNTGTIAPIDTVKSALRAYNDAKRPIVFDPVGYSSTTTRLVLNDTCLSFGQYACVKGNSSEILSLANLSTEKMKGVDASSDNMDLSLLIKATKAVAFQFKTVVVCTGETDVIADGTNSGDYQLSKGTGNIPDDLMCVTVNGGPIPIMGDITASGCSLGSTIASLVGGSDTHSLFYSVITAVALYKAAGKLASTRCKGSGSFHVELIDALYELSHNVDPTKWDVKISASK